The Aedes albopictus strain Foshan chromosome 2, AalbF5, whole genome shotgun sequence region TAACAACTAAGATTCAATTAACTTACGTGCTTATTGGCCTCCCTCCAGTTGGAAGCATGAATGGGATCGTTGATGTTGGTCGACACGTGCTTGGCCTCCTGAACCATGGGTGAAATGGAAGCCTGCAGCCGATCGGAAGCATCGTTAACGTTGGCAATGAATTCTGGATCTTCCGAATTGTCCGCTTCCTGCTTAGCGACCAGAAGCACCCGATTGGCCAACCGTGCCTCGCTGGATGTGTTGTCGACCATCTTTTGTGGTTGTCTCATCCGAATGGCTTCGTCGCAAAGGATCGAATGCTTTTGCATCTGCCGCTCGGACGCTTCGATGAAGTCCAGCGGATCAGTAGCCTGGTCACAGAGGGTTCTCATCCGAAGGATCGTATCAGCGTACTGTTGCTTCAAGTTGTTCAGATGTTCTTCCGCGGCCTTGCTGGTTGGGTAGTTCATACGGATTCTACCGGCGGAAACCAACTGTGGGGTCAAACTGTCGATCTGAGCAGCTGACGACAGGAGCACTTCGGCGAGTTTCTTGTTGCCTCCAGAACCTCCGGCGGCCACCATGCGGCTAGTTTTGGAAGCACGATCGCTGAAGGCTTGCAGCTTATTAGATTTTTGATTGAAGTTCTGTTCTCGTCCGGGGGTTCCTTCCGGTAAGGCAACCGCTTCCATGAACTGTTTCAATGGGGAAGAGATATCAATGAAATCTTCTACAACACGGCTGACAACTGCGTCCTGAATCTGCTTCTTCAACCCGTGCAGTTTTTCATTCAAAAGACGAGCTACCTCCTGAGCTTGAGCAGTGTGACCCAGCCCGTTGGAGCACATCTGGGAGAAATCATGGGACAGCTGTTCCACCTCATCGCAGAGCTGCATGACTTCAGCTTTCTGGTGACCTCCAAGACCTTCCGCGACCTTACGACCCTCATCAACGATCAAGGCTACAGCCCTCTGACCTAGCCCGCGATCATCCTGACCCGGGTTCTGCAACCAACGGCAAGCCTGTTCCAGCCGACCCTGAACTGTATGAGCCGTCTGTTGCAGTCCGGCCTTGTCAACTCCCATGATCGCGTTCAACACGGACTGCTCCAAGTTACCCAGCTTATCGCGGACATCCCGAGCAATCGCGTCGGCGTGAGGAGTGGTTCCCTTTCCATCCTGTCGGAGGTCGCACAAGGTATTAGCCATAGCAGTGATATCTCCGGCCAATTTCCGAATAATGTGCGAATCCTGCGGTAAACAACGATCCGCAACTTTCAGCCCATTGTCAACTATTTGGCGCAAGGCCTTCTCCCCAACACCTCCTCTCAATGCGTACGGATTCTTCAACCAATCATGGGCCGCTTCCATCTTGTTATTGATCGCATTGTGAATCTTCTTCAACACCGTCAGATTGTCCAACTCGCTCTGATCTTCGTCATAAGTTGTCAACTGCAACACCCGAATAATTTCCTGAATCTCCTCGCTCATCCTCGATGCCAAATAGTTCCTGTTCTCAGCTGCCTCATCAGACCCCTTCCCATTCTGCTCGGCAATCAGAATAAACACCTTCATGCTGCAAATCAAGATCGGCGCCAAGATCTTCACCTGCTCCAAACATCGCACCAGAATCTCACTATGTACCTGATGAGTCAATTCCTTCTCCCTAGCTCCGACCTCCCTCGAAACTTTGCTCAAGCACGGActcaaatccttcagaaactgtaCCAAATCCTCCATCGTGTCGATCACCTCGGACACCGCCAGGTAATCCAGCACCCGCTTACACTCCCGAATGATCTTCCTTACCTCGGACTCGTCGAAACAAAGCAACAGCGACGATGTGCCCTGCAAAATCCCCCGGGACCCCTCGATCAGTTTCTTCCGAGCCGGCCCGGAAAAAGGGTCCATCTTGAGCATGCCGGAAGCCTCCTCCAGCAACTGGGCGGCATTCTCGACCCGGGCCAAGGCGGAGGGCATATCCTGCTTGAGGATATCGTCGTCCGAGTTGTGTATCGTTTCACGGCCCACCCGGACCAAATTGGTGACTGCCAGCGATACCGCCTGAACCGGCCGGCTGAGATCGGGCATGGCATTGCCATCTTCTGCTTCTTCGTGGAGAATTACCAAGCGGGAGACCTGTCGGGAGAGGATAGAAAAGAGTGTAAATTATACTATTCGCATTTTAAACTGTTAGTGTAATGGATGTAGTAACGCACGATAAATTAGCTAATTCCAACACCGATTTGTATCCAAATACATTCACAATCTGCGAATTTCTGAATaactactgcagaaatttcaataTAGCGATACCTCTTCAAGTACGGCAAGATTGAATGCGAAAATTGTAGGGGGACGCagagtgatctcggtctctagtagcaacatcCATTACACTCGAACATTCCTTTCTCTTTCCAAATGAATGTAAGGACTTAGCCGGCGTATGAGTATGAAcagttactccaggatttcttccatacTTGCTACAATGATTCtatcttgaatttctccagagattcctttaatatatcatctaggaattctaccagacatttcttcggggaCTTGTCCTTAGATATCTTTAAAAGTTGCTCCAGTTCAAATGCTGCTTTCGAgattgtttcaggagtttcaCCAGAGATCCATTacaatattccttcagagatttcttcaaaggtttttacatatattccttccagaattccgctgtagattgctccaataattccatttggaattattcgaagtatttctgcaggaatgtcttccgaAAATTGTTcgagaaaattttactagaggtTATTCAAAAGTTAatccaggaatatctttaaaaactccGTTAGTAttcctccgcagaactctacgatcgaataaagttcgccgtaacacgaagttaaccatctacaaaacgttgattagaccggtcgtcctctatgggcacgaaacatggaccctacgtgcagaggatcaacgcgcccttggagttttcgaacggaaggtgttgcgtaccatctacggcggagtgcagatggaagacgggacttggagaaggcgaatgaaccacgagctgcatcagctgctgagagaaccaatcatcgtccataccgcgaaaatcgggaggctacggtgggcgggtcacgttatcaggatgtcggatagcaacccgactaaaatggttctcgagagtcatccaaccggtacaagaagacgtggagcgcagcgagctaggtgggtcgaccaagtggatgacgatctgcggaccctacgcagagtgcggaactggagacaaacagccatggaccgagtggaatggaggcggtttctatgtacagcagaggccaccccggccttagcctgaccggtaaggtaaggtaagtaattccttcaataattcgtccagaaattactgcagacatggatttttttcattttttatccagggattcctacaaaaattcttccaggaattcgctaagaaagctctcgtgaggttccctaaggaattcctcaagggattgcttCCAATGTtcatcatgggatttcttcacaaatttctccaagattcctccagggattcgccttggaattccttctgtgattctttcgggaacaactcccagggttattttgaaaatgcctccgagaactcttcttgggatcccttcaggaattcctcctggaattcttccagaaactcccccaggaattaatctaagacttcctccaggaactgtttagggatccccttaggaattcctcatgggattgctttcaagcttcctcctgggaactcctcaagggattccttaaggaaccgCTACATGAAttgttccaaaagttcctctgcgtactctgtttaggattccttcaggatttcctctggaatttcagtgATTACTTCAGagcttcctcctgagatttcttcagaaactcctcctagaattccctcagaaattgatccttggatttctttaggaattcttcctgcgattcctctaataactcctcaagaaattcctccagaaatttctccaggattcctcttggaattccttcatggattcctctaaaacttctcacagggattcttccgggagttcctctagcattttttctggagattcctttagtgacaacaaaacggttaactatagaaccgacacaagcaatctgagtgttgtttactcgggtcttctgcactcaatcacgcacggagagagatagcagaacatcgtcaaagcacgctgtgatgctctgtttctgttaatgtcttttctgttccatcgtttcgttttgacgtctccactcacagacattttgattcaaacctgtttagatgtgcctaggtgaaagctgtgtaagtttgtgctccgttcaaagttttgttaattaaaaatgaatcaagtcattaggtccgaaatttatatgtgcgattataatttcagtgtaatgttgtcagccgttcaaattgtccatgttcaaacccacttgacctaaaaacaacctttaatgtgagtaattttatgttttatgtaacaaatgacttgactactcaaactttgtatgtaaattgtagtttgccctgaagatgagtggaTAAACGCTCGAAACatcggctataattaaaaccgttgttttataagtaacccgatgac contains the following coding sequences:
- the LOC109419650 gene encoding vinculin, which gives rise to MPVFHTKTIESILEPVAQQVSRLVILHEEAEDGNAMPDLSRPVQAVSLAVTNLVRVGRETIHNSDDDILKQDMPSALARVENAAQLLEEASGMLKMDPFSGPARKKLIEGSRGILQGTSSLLLCFDESEVRKIIRECKRVLDYLAVSEVIDTMEDLVQFLKDLSPCLSKVSREVGAREKELTHQVHSEILVRCLEQVKILAPILICSMKVFILIAEQNGKGSDEAAENRNYLASRMSEEIQEIIRVLQLTTYDEDQSELDNLTVLKKIHNAINNKMEAAHDWLKNPYALRGGVGEKALRQIVDNGLKVADRCLPQDSHIIRKLAGDITAMANTLCDLRQDGKGTTPHADAIARDVRDKLGNLEQSVLNAIMGVDKAGLQQTAHTVQGRLEQACRWLQNPGQDDRGLGQRAVALIVDEGRKVAEGLGGHQKAEVMQLCDEVEQLSHDFSQMCSNGLGHTAQAQEVARLLNEKLHGLKKQIQDAVVSRVVEDFIDISSPLKQFMEAVALPEGTPGREQNFNQKSNKLQAFSDRASKTSRMVAAGGSGGNKKLAEVLLSSAAQIDSLTPQLVSAGRIRMNYPTSKAAEEHLNNLKQQYADTILRMRTLCDQATDPLDFIEASERQMQKHSILCDEAIRMRQPQKMVDNTSSEARLANRVLLVAKQEADNSEDPEFIANVNDASDRLQASISPMVQEAKHVSTNINDPIHASNWREANKHLLQNVRNIRGAINNVPEVPEMPDLSALHLHQQQHLPQPEAAPPRPPLPRENIPPVRPPPPETDDEDELFQGMPNANQPILMAAHGLHQEVRQWSSKDNEIIAAAKRMAVLMARLSELVRADSKGSKRELIATAKKIAEASEDVTRLAKILARQCTDKRIRTNLLQVCERIPTIGTQLKILSTVKATMLGAQGSDEDREATDMLVGNAQNLMQSVKETVRAAEGASIKIRSDQTNHRLRWVRRQPWYQY